A window of the Schlesneria paludicola DSM 18645 genome harbors these coding sequences:
- a CDS encoding MFS transporter — translation MSETTTNRSSTHVRWLIVAMLMGFTFLGHFNRLSISVAGGQFIKSGEISTQRMGWVYTAFLVIYTSCMLPGGWLIDRVGPRVALAAMGLGLGFCVVLTGALGWTGLSIAIFWIPLILIRGVAGGLSVPLHPAAARTVSQWVPLVSRATANGLVTAGALIGVALTFPAFGGLMDLVGWPLAFVICGAVMMVFAIVWYFLSTDDLGSHPWANSAEKNLLSGQAPPSLRNKFDLNDFLGLFRNRMLVLLTLSYAALSYFQYLFFYWIAFYFEKELNLPENASRSATFTVTIAMAGGMAMGGVITDALCQRLGRRWGSRLMAMFGMSLSAVFAWWGAGVKDPSQVVWLFSIALGSLGLVEGIFWTAAPLLNPRNGGLSGAFLNTVGNAGGLIAPILTPWIGKHYNWPTSIAVACLICGVGAVFWLWIDLDPTSPKRATDEATSPLNGLGMPTLIEP, via the coding sequence ATGTCCGAAACGACGACCAATCGGTCTAGCACTCATGTTCGTTGGCTGATCGTGGCGATGCTGATGGGGTTCACATTCCTCGGTCACTTCAATCGGCTCAGCATCTCGGTGGCGGGCGGGCAGTTCATTAAATCGGGAGAAATCAGCACTCAGCGAATGGGCTGGGTGTATACGGCATTCCTGGTGATCTACACGTCGTGCATGCTTCCCGGAGGATGGCTCATCGATCGAGTCGGACCGCGAGTGGCATTGGCGGCCATGGGACTCGGGTTGGGTTTTTGTGTCGTATTGACTGGCGCGCTCGGTTGGACGGGCCTATCCATCGCGATTTTCTGGATACCTTTGATTTTGATTCGGGGGGTAGCAGGCGGGTTGAGTGTTCCACTGCATCCCGCGGCGGCACGCACGGTGTCGCAATGGGTGCCACTTGTCAGCCGGGCGACGGCCAATGGGCTGGTGACAGCCGGTGCGCTGATCGGGGTCGCGTTGACGTTTCCCGCGTTCGGTGGCCTGATGGATCTTGTCGGTTGGCCCCTTGCCTTCGTCATTTGTGGTGCGGTGATGATGGTGTTTGCCATCGTCTGGTACTTCCTGTCGACGGACGATTTAGGCAGCCATCCTTGGGCGAATTCGGCCGAGAAAAACTTGCTCAGCGGCCAGGCTCCGCCCAGCTTGCGAAACAAGTTTGATCTGAATGACTTCCTGGGTCTCTTCCGCAATCGCATGCTGGTCCTGCTGACGCTCAGCTATGCCGCGCTCAGCTATTTTCAGTACCTCTTCTTCTACTGGATCGCCTTCTATTTCGAGAAGGAGTTGAATCTGCCCGAGAACGCCAGTCGTTCGGCCACATTTACCGTGACGATTGCGATGGCCGGCGGAATGGCGATGGGTGGAGTGATCACCGATGCCCTGTGTCAGCGTCTGGGACGCCGGTGGGGTTCTCGTCTGATGGCCATGTTCGGGATGAGTTTGAGCGCGGTCTTTGCGTGGTGGGGAGCCGGTGTCAAAGATCCATCCCAGGTCGTTTGGCTGTTCTCGATCGCGCTCGGATCGTTGGGGCTTGTCGAGGGGATCTTCTGGACTGCCGCTCCATTGCTCAACCCGCGAAACGGGGGGCTGTCGGGTGCGTTCTTGAATACGGTGGGAAATGCTGGCGGTCTGATCGCGCCGATACTGACTCCCTGGATTGGCAAGCACTATAACTGGCCGACTTCGATTGCCGTGGCTTGCCTCATCTGTGGGGTCGGCGCTGTGTTCTGGCTATGGATCGACCTTGACCCCACCAGTCCCAAGCGTGCCACCGATGAGGCGACGTCGCCCCTGAACGGTCTTGGGATGCCGACTTTGATCGAGCCTTGA
- a CDS encoding DUF58 domain-containing protein — MSSIQRFLDPQTLSKLKGLEFKARMIVEGYVSGMHKSPYHGFSVEFAEHREYVPGDDLRYVDWKVFGKSDRIYLKQYDEETNFVCHLLVDTSESMLYKSKAAAFSKWEYAQYLSAALAHLIIHQQDAVGLATFDTSVRQFIRPGSTGAQLRQLCHVLETSTTSGESTIGPIFHELAERINRRGVVVILSDFFDDPESLILGLKHFWHRRHDVVLLQVIDPAEQDFSFVDPTLFKGLENLGEQLTEPKALRKAYQREFEAFTRSIRSAARDLHMGYMLMRTDQPLEVSLHEFLSRRMMRAARR, encoded by the coding sequence ATGAGTTCCATTCAACGATTTCTCGACCCGCAAACCTTGAGCAAGCTCAAGGGGCTTGAATTCAAAGCGAGGATGATCGTTGAGGGGTATGTCTCAGGGATGCACAAAAGTCCCTACCACGGGTTCTCTGTCGAATTCGCCGAGCATCGGGAGTATGTTCCCGGCGACGACTTGCGATATGTGGATTGGAAAGTCTTCGGCAAGTCAGATCGCATTTATCTGAAGCAGTATGACGAAGAGACGAACTTCGTGTGCCATCTGCTGGTCGATACCAGCGAATCAATGCTCTACAAATCGAAGGCTGCGGCATTCTCAAAGTGGGAGTATGCCCAGTATCTGTCCGCCGCGTTAGCACACCTGATTATCCACCAGCAGGACGCCGTAGGTTTGGCGACGTTCGATACGTCGGTCAGGCAGTTTATTCGGCCGGGTAGCACAGGCGCTCAACTGCGTCAGCTTTGCCATGTTCTGGAGACAAGCACCACGTCGGGCGAATCGACAATCGGTCCGATTTTTCACGAGTTGGCGGAACGAATCAATCGCCGCGGTGTGGTGGTGATTTTGAGCGATTTTTTTGATGACCCCGAATCCCTGATTTTGGGACTGAAACATTTCTGGCACCGGCGACACGACGTGGTGCTGCTGCAAGTCATCGATCCTGCGGAACAGGACTTCAGCTTTGTCGATCCGACGCTCTTCAAGGGGCTTGAGAATCTGGGCGAGCAACTGACAGAACCGAAGGCGCTGCGCAAGGCCTATCAGCGGGAATTCGAAGCCTTTACCAGATCGATTCGGTCTGCTGCCCGCGATTTGCATATGGGTTATATGTTGATGCGAACAGATCAACCGCTTGAGGTCTCGCTGCACGAATTTCTCTCTCGCCGCATGATGCGCGCTGCCCGACGATAA
- a CDS encoding alpha/beta hydrolase family protein, translating to MRQCSFVPTLCGFFVFVAPAWSDQPHPDAVPYPDHSKLLVVRDAQGTERPVKTKDDWAARLVHVRANMELVMGPVPDASQRVALDVEQGPDEASKNYIRRKVKFTPEPGDRVPAWLLIPRQLPASGRAPAMLCLHQTNNVGKDEPAGLGGLPSLHYAHELADRGFICLVPDYPSFGEYTYDFKTKDAHFASGTMKAIWNNLRAVDLLESIPQVDKTRIGVIGHSLGGHNALFTAAFDERLKAVVSSCGFTPFHDYYQGKLMGWTSDRYMPRIREIYQNDPDKVPFDFYEILGALAPRGFYSNSPVRDSNFDVAGVHKAFAKASAVYDLFGAKDRLKLVTPDAPHDFPEAQRLEAYDWLKQQLK from the coding sequence ATGCGTCAGTGCTCCTTCGTCCCAACGCTTTGCGGATTCTTTGTGTTCGTCGCACCGGCCTGGAGCGATCAACCCCATCCAGACGCCGTTCCATATCCAGATCACTCCAAGTTGCTCGTCGTCCGTGACGCGCAGGGAACCGAACGGCCCGTCAAAACGAAGGACGATTGGGCCGCTCGTCTTGTTCATGTCCGCGCGAACATGGAACTGGTCATGGGACCCGTTCCAGATGCCAGCCAGCGTGTGGCACTGGACGTTGAGCAGGGTCCGGACGAGGCGTCAAAGAATTATATTCGTCGTAAAGTGAAATTTACGCCCGAGCCTGGTGATCGTGTTCCCGCATGGTTGTTGATTCCACGTCAACTTCCCGCGAGTGGTCGTGCCCCCGCCATGCTTTGTCTGCATCAGACGAACAACGTCGGCAAGGATGAACCAGCCGGACTGGGTGGGCTTCCCAGCCTTCACTACGCTCACGAACTGGCAGACCGGGGGTTCATCTGCCTGGTGCCGGATTATCCGTCATTCGGCGAATACACCTACGACTTCAAAACCAAGGATGCTCATTTTGCCAGCGGTACGATGAAGGCCATTTGGAACAATCTGCGCGCCGTGGATTTGCTTGAATCGATTCCGCAGGTGGACAAGACTCGGATCGGCGTGATTGGCCATTCACTTGGCGGTCACAATGCGCTCTTCACCGCCGCGTTCGACGAACGATTGAAGGCCGTTGTATCGAGTTGTGGATTTACACCATTCCATGACTACTATCAGGGCAAGTTGATGGGCTGGACGAGCGACCGTTACATGCCGCGAATCCGCGAAATCTACCAGAACGATCCAGACAAGGTTCCATTCGATTTCTACGAAATTCTTGGCGCCTTGGCACCGCGCGGCTTTTACTCAAACTCACCCGTCCGTGACAGCAACTTCGACGTCGCAGGTGTTCACAAGGCGTTCGCCAAAGCCAGTGCGGTCTATGACCTGTTCGGTGCGAAAGATCGTTTGAAGTTGGTCACTCCCGACGCACCACATGATTTTCCCGAAGCGCAACGTCTCGAAGCCTATGACTGGCTGAAGCAGCAATTGAAGTAG
- a CDS encoding exodeoxyribonuclease VII small subunit, whose translation MPKPAANRKSPAEPDNPSEPGQTFEEAMSDLQQIVADLEDNALGLEASLTQFERGIGLLRKCHTFLEQAEQKIEILVSLKENGDVTTAPFDATPTAGTTDPKTLF comes from the coding sequence ATGCCCAAGCCCGCTGCGAATCGTAAGTCGCCGGCCGAACCCGATAACCCGTCCGAACCCGGCCAGACCTTTGAAGAGGCGATGTCGGATCTGCAGCAGATCGTCGCCGATCTGGAAGACAATGCGCTCGGACTAGAAGCCTCATTGACACAGTTCGAACGCGGCATCGGACTGCTGCGAAAGTGTCATACCTTCCTGGAGCAGGCCGAACAGAAGATCGAAATTCTGGTCAGCTTGAAAGAGAATGGTGACGTCACAACCGCCCCATTCGACGCCACACCGACGGCGGGAACGACTGATCCAAAGACACTTTTCTGA
- a CDS encoding VOC family protein has protein sequence MSDQPPIRVKSIDHVTIVVKDLNATRRFYVDVLGMEEVARPNFSFQGQWFQAGATLIHTILEFEGSSPAGFTACANLRGHHFAFLVDDCRASAKRIEQMGVPFVSPPKQRPDGAIQLFINDPDGHLVELCSN, from the coding sequence ATGAGTGACCAGCCCCCTATTCGCGTAAAGTCGATCGATCATGTCACGATTGTCGTGAAAGACTTGAATGCCACGCGACGCTTTTATGTCGATGTGCTGGGAATGGAGGAAGTCGCTCGTCCCAACTTCAGTTTCCAAGGACAATGGTTTCAAGCGGGCGCAACACTGATCCATACGATTCTAGAATTCGAAGGTTCGTCCCCGGCCGGTTTCACGGCCTGCGCGAACTTACGCGGACATCACTTCGCGTTTCTGGTCGACGATTGCCGTGCCTCCGCAAAGCGCATCGAACAAATGGGTGTGCCGTTCGTCTCGCCTCCGAAGCAGCGTCCTGACGGGGCCATTCAATTGTTTATCAACGACCCCGATGGACATCTGGTCGAACTGTGTTCAAATTAA
- a CDS encoding metallophosphoesterase has product MSGVSRRTAMKAGAAFMVSALFESTSYGCQAYRDAKLRRGEPPQPDPGAFTLVVLPDTQHYSDGYPETFAAQTNWIVENRAARNIVGVIHLGDITDHNSPREWKNASRALGRLDGVVPYFLTCGNHDYGQDGKCHDRTTLLSDYFPVSRFRDLCTFGGVYDHEPAQLENSYHLLDVGDRKLMILSLEFGPRHDVVRWANEVVANHPDRSVILATHSYTYIDNSRHNWDERGLRQEWNPHAYPIARASDDDVMDGEELWTNLVSRHSNFIMTLNGHCLGDGLGRLSTETATGRSVEQMLVNFQMRPRGGDGWLRLLEFREDQSVQVYDYSPTRRQRNESPKNQFSVNLSPPAMT; this is encoded by the coding sequence ATGTCTGGAGTCTCGCGTCGCACGGCGATGAAAGCGGGTGCCGCTTTCATGGTTTCTGCTCTATTTGAATCAACATCATACGGCTGTCAGGCATATCGCGACGCCAAGCTGCGGCGCGGTGAGCCGCCTCAGCCTGACCCGGGGGCCTTCACCCTGGTCGTGCTTCCCGATACCCAGCACTACAGCGACGGATATCCAGAAACGTTCGCGGCACAGACGAACTGGATCGTCGAGAATCGTGCTGCTCGAAATATTGTCGGTGTCATCCATCTGGGCGACATCACCGATCACAATTCCCCCCGCGAATGGAAGAATGCGTCGCGGGCCTTGGGGCGACTCGATGGAGTGGTTCCGTACTTCCTGACCTGCGGAAATCACGACTACGGTCAGGACGGAAAGTGCCATGACCGAACCACGCTGCTCAGCGATTACTTCCCGGTCAGTCGCTTCCGTGATCTTTGCACGTTCGGTGGTGTCTATGACCACGAACCGGCACAGCTCGAAAATAGCTACCACCTGCTCGATGTTGGCGACCGGAAACTCATGATCTTGTCACTTGAGTTCGGACCTCGACACGATGTCGTGCGCTGGGCAAACGAAGTCGTGGCGAATCACCCAGATCGTTCCGTAATTCTTGCCACACATTCGTACACGTATATCGATAACTCTCGACACAATTGGGACGAACGGGGCTTACGCCAGGAGTGGAATCCCCATGCCTATCCAATCGCCCGTGCGTCGGACGACGACGTGATGGACGGCGAAGAGTTGTGGACAAATCTAGTCAGCCGTCACTCGAATTTCATTATGACGCTCAATGGTCATTGCCTGGGTGATGGACTCGGGCGCCTTTCAACCGAAACCGCGACCGGGCGTAGCGTCGAACAGATGCTGGTCAACTTCCAGATGCGGCCACGTGGTGGCGACGGCTGGCTGCGACTTCTGGAATTTCGCGAAGACCAGTCCGTTCAGGTTTATGACTACTCACCAACCCGGCGGCAACGCAACGAATCGCCGAAAAATCAGTTCTCCGTCAACCTCTCGCCGCCCGCGATGACCTGA
- a CDS encoding HEAT repeat domain-containing protein: MKSAVLMLVGMTFLIGAVDVLPGAEPVPRMTLDAQTREKCADVLRQGLKGDEFWPAIHAAEGLTLGGYAAEVLEFLKPKLSTERDAQKRCGIAREIVRAGDHSAASVMLEILASPDPHGHVHAAESLFKVFECGDRKSLQQAFAQNDQLTLKLMAAAALARAGDPSALQAVRELLGHSDPKHYGIAAWILGQIGDASDIARLKAQLSRVTDVVPRANFEHALAILGDDEGRQALERNLSSSDNLIRTYAATFASDARDLGAIPKLKELLNDGFADARIRAAQSLLMLAGPVTIPFQASFSPAYQELSPAYCWFHPRVAAVPGQGADGNPAVIMTIQKHLAADDHYSGLYFMRTNDQGKTWTGPTVIPELAWKTGDNNETIAVCDVTPGWLAHTGKLLLIGIKLRYSSKGAQLVDQPRSHECAYATFEPRTNKWSPWKMLQMPQTDSKFFLVAPGCVQWLEKPDGTLLIPTYFQRAGGGQYATTVLHCSFDGNELKLLETGSEHTVSEGRGLYEPSLALFDGKYYLTLRNDSAAYVTTSDDGLHFAPPQKWTFDDGKDLGSYNTQAHWLSHSDGLFLSYTRRGANNDHIARNRAPIFVAQVDPQNLQVLRRTEQALLPERGVMLGNFGAAAITSRESWVTDAEFLVGTQPHPRGADGSVWVGRVRWSVPNNQLK, encoded by the coding sequence ATGAAGTCTGCCGTTTTGATGCTCGTCGGAATGACATTCCTCATTGGCGCGGTGGATGTGCTGCCTGGTGCGGAGCCGGTCCCACGGATGACGCTCGATGCGCAGACTCGCGAAAAATGTGCTGACGTGTTGCGGCAAGGCTTGAAGGGGGATGAGTTCTGGCCGGCGATTCACGCGGCGGAAGGGTTGACGCTTGGCGGCTATGCGGCGGAAGTGCTCGAGTTTCTGAAGCCGAAATTGTCGACCGAACGCGATGCACAAAAGCGATGCGGAATCGCCCGAGAGATTGTGCGGGCCGGCGATCATTCCGCCGCCTCCGTGATGCTCGAGATTCTGGCGTCACCCGATCCGCATGGACATGTCCATGCGGCTGAAAGTCTCTTCAAAGTCTTCGAGTGTGGTGATAGGAAATCGCTGCAGCAGGCATTCGCCCAGAACGATCAATTGACGCTCAAGTTGATGGCGGCCGCTGCACTGGCGCGTGCTGGCGATCCGTCGGCCCTGCAGGCCGTACGCGAACTGTTGGGGCATTCCGATCCGAAGCACTATGGGATTGCCGCCTGGATACTGGGACAAATCGGTGATGCTTCTGACATTGCACGTTTGAAGGCGCAGTTGTCGCGGGTGACTGACGTCGTTCCCCGTGCGAACTTCGAGCATGCCCTCGCCATTCTGGGAGACGACGAGGGGCGGCAGGCCCTCGAACGAAATCTTTCCAGCAGCGATAATCTGATTCGAACTTATGCGGCGACGTTCGCCAGTGATGCCCGTGATCTCGGAGCCATACCGAAGCTGAAAGAGTTACTCAACGACGGGTTCGCGGATGCCCGCATCCGGGCCGCTCAATCGCTGCTGATGCTGGCCGGTCCGGTGACAATCCCGTTCCAAGCGAGCTTCTCACCCGCGTATCAGGAACTCAGCCCCGCCTATTGTTGGTTTCACCCCCGTGTCGCGGCCGTTCCCGGTCAGGGAGCGGACGGAAATCCCGCGGTGATCATGACCATCCAGAAGCATCTGGCCGCTGACGACCACTATTCAGGTCTGTACTTCATGAGGACCAATGATCAGGGAAAGACCTGGACTGGCCCGACGGTAATTCCGGAGTTGGCCTGGAAGACGGGTGACAACAATGAAACCATCGCCGTCTGTGATGTGACACCCGGCTGGCTGGCGCACACCGGAAAGCTGCTGCTGATCGGAATCAAGCTTCGATACAGTTCCAAGGGAGCGCAACTGGTCGATCAGCCTCGGTCACATGAGTGTGCGTATGCCACGTTTGAACCTCGCACAAACAAGTGGTCACCCTGGAAAATGCTCCAGATGCCTCAGACCGACAGCAAGTTCTTTCTCGTGGCACCTGGTTGTGTGCAATGGTTAGAAAAGCCAGACGGAACGTTGCTCATTCCGACCTATTTTCAACGGGCTGGTGGGGGCCAGTACGCGACGACGGTCCTGCACTGCTCGTTCGACGGGAATGAGTTGAAGCTTCTGGAGACCGGCAGCGAACACACGGTGTCCGAGGGCCGTGGCTTGTACGAACCTTCATTGGCGCTCTTCGACGGAAAGTACTATCTCACGCTACGAAACGATTCCGCGGCGTATGTCACCACCAGCGATGATGGTCTGCATTTCGCTCCTCCTCAGAAATGGACGTTCGACGATGGGAAGGATCTCGGCAGCTACAACACACAGGCGCACTGGCTGTCACACAGTGACGGACTGTTCCTGAGCTACACGCGACGAGGCGCGAACAACGATCACATCGCGCGAAATCGGGCTCCCATCTTCGTAGCCCAGGTTGATCCACAGAATCTTCAGGTCCTTCGACGAACTGAGCAAGCATTGTTGCCTGAACGAGGTGTCATGCTGGGGAATTTCGGTGCAGCGGCGATTACCTCACGTGAGTCTTGGGTGACAGACGCAGAATTCCTGGTGGGCACGCAACCGCATCCCCGAGGAGCCGATGGCTCGGTCTGGGTCGGACGAGTTCGCTGGTCGGTGCCCAACAATCAATTGAAGTAG
- the ggt gene encoding gamma-glutamyltransferase, translating to MVLARNGIVATSHPAAAQAGLDVLRQGGNAIDAAIAANAMLGVVEPMSCGIGGDLFAIVWDAKTKKLYGLNASGRSPQTLTRQVFRDKNLNEIPSEGPLSWSVPGCVDGWHELNARFGTQSLAELLGPAIATAESGYPAAEIIAAGWNASRKTLAKWPDTARVYLPGGKPPAMGELVRLPELATSYRMIAERGRDAFYRGPIAAEIDQFSKANGGFLTADDLAAHTSSWVEPISTSYRGYSVWELPPNGQGIAALQMLNLLEAFDLKSMGPKSPEYVHLFVEAKKLAFADRAKFYADPAFVSVPTADLISKSYADGRRSLINRDQAAADFPAGDPKFERTDTVYLTVVDKDRNCCSLIQSLFGGFGSFVVPGNVGFVLQNRGQSFSLSDEHANRLEPGKRPFHTIIPAMVTKDQRPCFCFGVMGGDMQAQGHVGVLVNIIDFGMNVQAAGDAARIRHGGGPSPKGGVGAKDGGTVYLESGFPEATRIRLQAMGHRLGEDRTGFGGYQGIWIDWDNSVLQGASDPRKDGAAVGY from the coding sequence ATGGTGCTCGCGCGGAACGGGATCGTGGCGACAAGCCACCCTGCGGCCGCTCAAGCGGGTCTGGATGTTCTGCGGCAAGGTGGCAACGCCATTGATGCCGCAATCGCGGCGAATGCCATGCTGGGCGTCGTCGAACCAATGAGTTGCGGAATCGGCGGAGACTTATTCGCCATCGTTTGGGATGCCAAAACAAAGAAACTGTATGGCCTTAACGCCTCCGGTCGCAGTCCGCAGACGCTCACTCGGCAAGTTTTCCGCGACAAGAATCTCAACGAGATTCCGTCCGAGGGGCCGCTGAGCTGGTCAGTCCCGGGGTGCGTCGATGGCTGGCATGAGCTCAACGCACGTTTCGGAACCCAGTCTCTCGCGGAATTGCTGGGCCCAGCCATCGCGACCGCCGAATCGGGATACCCCGCCGCAGAAATCATTGCGGCGGGATGGAATGCGTCGCGCAAGACTCTGGCAAAGTGGCCGGACACAGCCCGTGTCTATCTGCCAGGTGGCAAGCCACCCGCGATGGGCGAGCTTGTGCGCCTTCCCGAATTGGCGACCAGCTATCGCATGATCGCCGAACGTGGACGCGATGCCTTTTATCGGGGGCCAATCGCCGCCGAAATTGATCAATTCAGCAAGGCGAATGGTGGCTTTCTGACCGCCGACGATCTGGCCGCGCATACCAGCAGTTGGGTCGAGCCGATCTCAACCTCTTATCGCGGCTACTCCGTTTGGGAATTACCGCCGAACGGACAGGGGATTGCCGCGTTGCAAATGCTGAATCTGCTCGAAGCTTTCGATCTGAAATCGATGGGGCCGAAAAGTCCTGAGTACGTCCATCTGTTCGTTGAGGCGAAAAAACTGGCATTCGCCGATCGCGCCAAGTTTTATGCGGACCCTGCGTTTGTCTCGGTTCCCACGGCCGATCTGATTTCCAAATCCTATGCCGATGGTCGTCGGTCATTGATCAATCGAGATCAAGCCGCCGCCGACTTTCCGGCTGGCGACCCGAAATTCGAACGGACTGACACGGTCTACCTGACGGTCGTCGACAAAGATCGCAACTGCTGCTCTTTGATCCAGAGTCTGTTTGGCGGCTTTGGATCGTTCGTCGTGCCGGGCAATGTGGGATTCGTGTTACAGAACCGGGGCCAATCGTTCTCGTTGTCTGACGAGCATGCAAACCGTCTCGAACCTGGCAAACGACCATTTCACACGATCATTCCAGCGATGGTCACCAAGGATCAGCGACCTTGCTTCTGCTTTGGGGTGATGGGCGGCGATATGCAAGCCCAAGGACACGTTGGTGTTCTGGTGAACATCATCGATTTCGGGATGAACGTGCAGGCCGCTGGCGACGCAGCGCGGATCAGGCACGGCGGCGGCCCCTCACCAAAAGGAGGGGTGGGTGCCAAAGACGGCGGAACGGTGTATCTCGAAAGTGGATTTCCAGAAGCGACTCGAATCCGACTGCAGGCGATGGGCCATAGACTTGGGGAAGACCGAACCGGTTTCGGCGGTTACCAGGGGATCTGGATCGACTGGGACAATAGCGTTTTGCAGGGAGCATCTGACCCGCGAAAAGACGGTGCCGCCGTCGGCTATTGA
- a CDS encoding phenylacetate--CoA ligase family protein, giving the protein MIRGAIVDTLSRSELSKWQSERLSELLTAVIPANPFWTRKFAEAGVDPSSIRSLENLRRLPFTTKAELAEDQQAHPPYGTNLTFPVANYSRLHQTSGTTTGRPLRWLDTPSSWNWMIECWSTIYRLAGLLPEDRFCFPFSFGPFLGFWAGFDGASRQGNLCLTAGGMSSEARLKMIFENQVTWLCCTPTYALRLAEVAAAQDIDVATSSVRAVLVAGEPGGAIPSVRERITSAWGARVFDHWGMTEVGPLATECEDDPHVLTVNESACIAEIIDPQTLQPSADGRGELVITNLGRTGSPVFRYRTGDLVEADLSPHPSGRTWLRLRGGILGRTDDMLIIRGNNVFPSSIEAIVRGFTTVAEFRIVVTQHREMPHVRLELEPHPTADTSTLVSSVTVAIKEQLQFQAEVLLVPSGSLPRFEMKAKRLVRES; this is encoded by the coding sequence GTGATCCGTGGTGCAATTGTTGATACGCTTAGCCGGTCCGAACTTTCGAAATGGCAATCCGAACGACTGTCGGAACTGCTGACGGCGGTCATTCCCGCGAATCCGTTCTGGACCCGAAAATTCGCCGAGGCCGGAGTCGACCCCAGCTCTATTCGCTCGCTGGAAAATCTTCGCCGGCTTCCCTTTACCACTAAAGCCGAATTGGCCGAAGACCAGCAGGCGCATCCGCCATATGGGACAAACTTGACGTTTCCAGTGGCGAACTATTCTCGCCTGCATCAAACGTCAGGAACGACCACTGGTCGGCCGCTGCGCTGGTTGGATACACCCAGCAGCTGGAACTGGATGATTGAATGCTGGTCGACGATCTACCGACTGGCGGGACTGCTGCCGGAAGACCGCTTCTGCTTTCCGTTTTCGTTCGGACCATTCCTTGGATTTTGGGCCGGATTTGATGGTGCGTCGCGGCAGGGAAACCTGTGCCTGACGGCTGGCGGGATGAGCAGCGAAGCGCGGCTCAAAATGATTTTCGAAAATCAGGTCACCTGGCTGTGTTGCACTCCAACTTATGCCTTACGACTCGCGGAAGTTGCGGCGGCGCAAGATATTGACGTGGCGACCAGTTCTGTGCGGGCCGTGCTGGTGGCGGGCGAACCCGGCGGGGCGATTCCGTCCGTGCGAGAACGAATTACATCCGCGTGGGGAGCACGCGTCTTCGACCATTGGGGCATGACAGAAGTAGGGCCACTGGCAACGGAATGCGAAGACGATCCGCACGTTCTGACCGTCAATGAATCGGCCTGCATCGCCGAAATCATCGATCCCCAGACCCTGCAGCCCTCTGCCGATGGCCGTGGTGAATTGGTGATCACAAACCTTGGCCGAACAGGTTCACCCGTCTTCCGCTATCGGACCGGAGATCTGGTGGAAGCCGACTTGTCACCACATCCCTCGGGGCGGACATGGTTGCGCCTTCGAGGCGGCATCCTCGGCCGAACTGATGACATGCTGATCATCCGGGGAAATAATGTATTTCCGTCGAGTATCGAAGCAATCGTGCGCGGATTCACGACCGTCGCCGAATTCCGCATCGTGGTGACGCAGCATCGTGAGATGCCGCACGTGAGACTGGAATTGGAACCTCATCCGACCGCCGACACCAGCACGCTGGTTTCAAGCGTCACCGTGGCAATCAAGGAACAGTTACAATTCCAGGCCGAAGTACTGCTCGTTCCCAGCGGCTCGCTGCCTCGATTTGAGATGAAAGCAAAACGGTTGGTCCGCGAATCGTAA